In Sphingobacterium sp. PCS056, the following proteins share a genomic window:
- a CDS encoding deoxyhypusine synthase family protein, translated as MSTQKGPISQFIEENYLHFNAAALVDAAKGYEAHLLEGGKMLISLGGAMSTAELGISLAEMIRQDKVHIISCTGANLEEDVMNLVAHSHYKRVPNYRDLTPEQERELLDQHYNRVTDTCIPEEEAFRRLQKHLEDVWHAAEAKGERYLPHEFLYQVVNSGVLEQYYEIDPKNSWIVAAAEKNLPIVCPGWEDSTTGNIFTSNVIKGKLNVHTVKSGIEYMIYLTEWYRANSSGKGVGFFQIGGGISGDFPICVVPMMYQDLEWEDVPFWSYFCQISDSTTSYGSYSGAVPNEKITWGKLDIDTPKFVVESDATIVAPLIFSYILGK; from the coding sequence ATGAGTACACAAAAAGGTCCTATTTCTCAGTTTATTGAGGAAAATTACCTTCACTTCAATGCTGCGGCATTGGTGGATGCAGCTAAAGGTTATGAGGCTCATCTATTGGAAGGTGGTAAAATGTTAATTTCTTTGGGTGGTGCAATGAGTACTGCTGAATTGGGAATTTCTTTGGCTGAAATGATCCGTCAAGATAAAGTACATATCATTTCATGTACGGGTGCTAACCTGGAAGAGGATGTGATGAATTTAGTGGCACACTCACATTATAAACGTGTACCTAACTATCGTGACTTGACTCCAGAGCAAGAAAGAGAATTATTAGATCAACATTATAATCGTGTTACAGATACTTGTATTCCTGAAGAAGAAGCTTTCCGCCGTCTGCAAAAACACTTGGAAGATGTATGGCATGCTGCTGAGGCAAAGGGCGAGCGTTATTTGCCACATGAATTTTTATATCAAGTTGTAAACTCTGGTGTATTGGAGCAATATTATGAGATTGATCCTAAAAACTCTTGGATTGTTGCAGCAGCAGAGAAGAATTTACCTATTGTTTGCCCAGGATGGGAGGATTCAACAACTGGTAATATCTTTACTTCTAATGTAATCAAAGGTAAATTGAATGTTCATACTGTGAAATCAGGTATTGAATATATGATTTACTTGACAGAGTGGTACCGTGCTAACTCTTCTGGTAAGGGTGTTGGTTTCTTCCAAATAGGTGGTGGTATCTCTGGTGACTTCCCAATTTGTGTTGTTCCGATGATGTATCAAGATTTAGAGTGGGAAGATGTTCCTTTTTGGTCTTACTTCTGTCAAATCTCTGATTCAACAACTTCTTATGGTTCTTACTCGGGCGCTGTTCCGAATGAAAAGATCACTTGGGGTAAATTAGATATTGATACTCCAAAATTTGTGGTTGAATCCGATGCGACTATTGTTGCTCCCCTGATTTTTTCTTACATTTTGGGTAAATAA
- a CDS encoding helix-turn-helix domain-containing protein codes for MLIDIQYLNSSAFEDDFQSPFYQIIMLKEQRNFAVDFTNYICPHYSLVFLSPYQHFDLYDLDSRLIKKLEFHGDFYCIEYHKKEVACNGLLFNNIYLSPFVTVTPALFEEIESIFCKICIEKADVSPFSESVLKSYLQLILALCSKVKSPQLINTHVYQDELTVGLKFQKLLEAFFLIERSVQFYAHELALGLDSFSKKIKRELGKSPSQFIQDRVVLEAKKLLHLTYLSIKEIAAKLGFEDEFYFSRYFKKNVGISPSSFRERVGISIVAK; via the coding sequence ATGTTAATTGATATTCAATATCTTAATTCTAGTGCTTTTGAGGACGATTTTCAATCTCCTTTTTACCAAATTATTATGCTTAAAGAGCAGCGTAATTTTGCTGTTGATTTTACAAATTATATTTGTCCGCATTATTCTTTAGTTTTTTTGTCGCCTTATCAACATTTTGACTTGTACGATCTAGATTCAAGATTGATCAAGAAGCTAGAGTTTCATGGTGATTTTTATTGTATAGAATATCACAAGAAAGAGGTTGCCTGTAACGGTCTATTATTTAATAATATTTATTTGTCCCCTTTTGTGACAGTTACGCCTGCTTTATTTGAGGAAATAGAATCAATTTTTTGTAAAATATGCATCGAAAAGGCCGATGTTAGTCCTTTTTCTGAATCTGTACTCAAGTCATACTTACAATTGATATTGGCTTTGTGCAGTAAAGTGAAGTCTCCACAATTGATTAATACGCATGTTTATCAGGATGAATTAACGGTTGGGTTAAAATTTCAAAAATTGCTGGAAGCATTTTTTTTGATAGAGCGATCCGTACAATTTTATGCTCATGAACTTGCTTTGGGATTGGATTCATTTAGTAAAAAAATTAAGAGAGAGTTGGGAAAATCTCCTTCGCAATTTATTCAAGACCGTGTGGTGTTAGAAGCAAAAAAACTGCTGCACTTAACCTATTTATCGATTAAAGAGATTGCTGCAAAACTTGGGTTTGAAGATGAGTTTTATTTTAGTCGATATTTCAAGAAGAATGTCGGGATTTCTCCTTCTTCATTTCGAGAGCGTGTGGGTATCTCCATTGTGGCTAAATAA
- the gltB gene encoding glutamate synthase large subunit: MIESNTNQQGLYDPSFEHDACGVGFVAHIKGIKSHAQVRDALTMLENMEHRGACGCDPESGDGAGIMIQLPHEFLWEECINLGIQLKEPGYYGVGMVFLPKEPEMNKICRTVIQEAATERDMKFLGFRDVPVSRAGIGPTALSAEPEIVQFFIDRPETVHNTEEFERKLFVLRRLIIQKIKQYQEYPLPLYFASLSCKTIIYKGQLTTYQVGTYFKDLRDPRVVSAFGLVHSRFSTNTFPSWSLAQPFRMLAHNGEINTLTGNLNWFYAGMRALSSPYFTEEEMEILLPVVDRGQSDSACLDNVAELLLHSGRSLSHVMLMLVPEAWDGNTQMDPLKRAFYEYHATLMEPWDGPAALCFTDGKSIGATLDRNGLRPLRYAITSDHRVIVASEAGALPIDESTIIKKGRQQAGKIFLVDMEQGKILSDEEVKGDLVRQQPYGDWLDSYKIKLTELAEPRVTYTYLSKESVFKYQQTFGYSREDLETILTPMALTGYEPTGSMGSDVPLAILSDQPQHLSSYFKQFFAQVTNPPIDPIRERLVMSLATFIGNAGNILIEDKKFCHCVTLEHPILTSKELEKLRSIDTGVFQAKTLQSYFRADGQSGSLEAGLERLCRYADDAVRDGFEVLILSDRAIDSQHAPIPSILAVSAVHHHLIKTGNRGAVGLVVEAGDAWEVHHFACLLAFGATAINPYMALASIRTMKEQSKIETELTWPELSKNYVKAVNAGLLKIFSKMGISTLQSYHGAQIFEVLGLDKTVVDKYFCGAVSRIGGLNLDDIAQEVLTKHWVNFKESRTPQTLLPEGGLYQWKRRGEGHLWNPDTVHLLQQACRNDDYATYKRYAEKINNQKEQMFTLRGLLDFARHRTAIPLEEVEPASDILKRFATGAMSFGSISHEAHSTLAIAMNRIGAKSNTGEGGEDELRYLPLPNGDSMRSAIKQVASARFGVTSNYLTQADEIQIKMAQGAKPGEGGQLPGSKVNEWIAKTRHSTPGVGLISPPPHHDIYSIEDLAQLIFDLKNANRAARINVKLVSKAGVGTIAAGVAKAHADVILIAGFDGGTGASPISSTKHAGLPWELGLAEAHQTLVKNKLRSRIVLQADGQVKTGRDIVVATLLGAEEWGVSTAALIAGGCIMMRKCHLNTCPVGVATQDPELRKLFTGKPEDIVNLFRFMAEEIRETMAELGFRTINEMVGKAQFLKKRENIDHWKASKIDFSGILYVEPNDPDQSLYNTEEQDHGMGMILDWGLLKQAKQALENKTPVFGTFIVKNTDRTIGTLLSNEISKLYGSEGLPDNTINYKFEGSAGQSFGAFSTKGLSFELEGEANDYVGKGLSGAQLAIYPKAESKLIPHENIIIGNVALFGATSGHLFINGQAGERFAVRNSGATAVVEGLGDHGCEYMTGGRALILGPTGRNFGAGMSGGIAWIYDKQGTFRDNCNTEMVDLDPLEQEDETAIIALLKRHILLTNSKIAQHILENWTAEKNSFIKVFPKEYKQVLRTKLVEA, from the coding sequence ATGATTGAAAGTAACACAAATCAGCAAGGGCTATACGACCCGAGTTTTGAGCACGATGCATGTGGGGTTGGTTTTGTCGCACACATAAAAGGAATAAAATCACATGCACAGGTAAGAGATGCCTTGACCATGTTAGAAAATATGGAGCATCGTGGTGCTTGTGGCTGTGATCCAGAGAGTGGAGATGGCGCAGGTATCATGATTCAATTACCACATGAGTTTCTTTGGGAAGAATGTATCAACCTCGGTATACAACTTAAAGAACCAGGATATTATGGAGTAGGAATGGTTTTCCTTCCCAAAGAACCTGAAATGAACAAAATTTGCAGAACAGTTATACAAGAAGCAGCAACCGAAAGGGATATGAAATTCCTTGGATTTCGGGATGTGCCAGTAAGTAGAGCAGGTATAGGCCCGACAGCATTAAGCGCTGAACCAGAAATAGTTCAATTCTTTATCGACAGACCCGAGACAGTACATAACACGGAAGAATTTGAACGCAAATTATTTGTCCTAAGACGTTTGATTATCCAAAAAATCAAACAGTATCAAGAATACCCACTACCGCTTTACTTCGCTTCCCTATCTTGCAAAACAATTATTTATAAAGGTCAGCTCACCACCTACCAAGTTGGCACATATTTCAAAGACCTACGCGATCCAAGAGTTGTTTCTGCATTTGGATTAGTACACTCACGATTTTCAACCAATACCTTCCCTTCCTGGTCATTAGCACAGCCCTTCCGTATGTTAGCGCATAATGGTGAGATCAACACATTAACAGGAAATCTCAACTGGTTTTACGCAGGCATGCGTGCCCTTTCCTCTCCTTATTTTACAGAAGAAGAGATGGAGATACTCCTACCTGTTGTCGATCGTGGTCAATCTGACTCAGCATGTTTAGACAATGTAGCAGAACTTTTATTACACAGTGGCCGTAGCCTTTCCCATGTCATGCTCATGCTAGTACCCGAGGCTTGGGATGGCAACACACAAATGGACCCATTAAAGCGAGCATTTTACGAATACCACGCCACATTAATGGAACCTTGGGATGGTCCAGCAGCACTTTGTTTTACCGATGGAAAATCTATAGGAGCCACCTTAGACCGTAACGGGTTACGTCCATTACGATATGCAATTACTTCAGATCATCGTGTTATCGTTGCTTCAGAGGCAGGAGCACTTCCAATCGATGAATCAACAATTATCAAAAAAGGAAGACAGCAAGCTGGTAAAATTTTCTTAGTCGATATGGAACAGGGTAAAATTTTATCCGACGAAGAAGTAAAAGGCGACCTAGTACGTCAACAACCTTATGGCGATTGGTTAGACAGTTATAAAATCAAATTAACAGAATTAGCTGAGCCACGTGTTACATACACATATCTATCCAAAGAATCAGTCTTTAAGTATCAACAAACTTTCGGATATTCGAGAGAAGACTTAGAAACAATCTTAACGCCAATGGCGCTGACCGGCTATGAGCCAACAGGATCAATGGGCTCTGATGTACCATTAGCTATACTGTCCGATCAGCCACAACATCTATCCAGTTACTTTAAGCAGTTTTTTGCGCAAGTAACCAACCCTCCTATTGATCCAATAAGAGAGCGCCTAGTCATGAGTCTGGCAACATTCATTGGAAATGCAGGCAACATACTTATTGAAGACAAAAAATTCTGTCACTGCGTAACCCTAGAACATCCCATCTTAACATCAAAAGAATTAGAAAAACTAAGATCAATAGACACAGGTGTATTTCAGGCAAAAACCCTACAATCATATTTCAGAGCAGATGGACAAAGTGGATCCCTTGAAGCCGGATTAGAACGTCTTTGTCGCTATGCAGATGATGCTGTCCGTGATGGATTCGAGGTATTAATACTTTCAGATCGCGCTATTGACTCACAACATGCACCTATTCCATCCATACTAGCTGTATCCGCAGTACATCACCATTTAATCAAAACAGGAAACCGAGGCGCAGTTGGTCTTGTTGTAGAAGCTGGAGATGCTTGGGAAGTTCATCATTTTGCCTGTTTACTTGCATTCGGAGCAACAGCCATTAATCCATATATGGCCTTAGCAAGTATCCGGACGATGAAAGAACAAAGTAAAATCGAAACCGAATTAACTTGGCCCGAACTTTCTAAAAACTATGTAAAAGCAGTAAATGCAGGATTATTAAAGATATTTTCAAAAATGGGAATATCGACACTACAGTCCTACCATGGTGCACAGATCTTTGAAGTATTGGGTTTAGACAAAACTGTCGTAGACAAATATTTTTGCGGTGCTGTATCCCGTATCGGCGGCTTAAATCTTGACGATATAGCACAAGAAGTACTGACAAAGCACTGGGTGAATTTCAAAGAAAGCCGTACTCCACAAACGTTACTTCCAGAAGGTGGTCTATACCAATGGAAACGAAGAGGAGAAGGACACCTTTGGAACCCAGATACCGTACATCTTCTACAACAAGCTTGTCGAAATGACGATTATGCAACTTATAAAAGATATGCAGAAAAAATAAACAACCAAAAAGAACAGATGTTCACCTTACGTGGTTTATTAGATTTTGCAAGACACAGAACCGCAATCCCTTTAGAAGAAGTAGAACCAGCTAGTGATATTTTAAAACGCTTTGCCACAGGTGCGATGTCATTTGGTTCCATTTCACATGAAGCACACAGCACATTAGCAATTGCAATGAACCGCATCGGTGCAAAATCAAATACAGGCGAAGGAGGTGAAGATGAACTTCGTTATCTACCCCTTCCAAATGGTGATTCCATGCGTTCCGCAATTAAGCAAGTTGCATCAGCACGTTTTGGTGTAACATCCAACTATCTAACACAGGCAGATGAAATACAAATCAAAATGGCTCAAGGTGCCAAACCTGGAGAAGGCGGTCAGCTTCCAGGATCTAAGGTTAATGAGTGGATCGCCAAAACAAGACATTCAACACCAGGTGTAGGCCTAATTTCGCCCCCTCCACATCATGACATCTATTCCATTGAAGATTTGGCACAATTGATCTTTGATCTAAAAAATGCAAACCGCGCTGCACGTATCAATGTAAAACTAGTCTCAAAAGCCGGTGTAGGAACCATTGCTGCCGGTGTTGCAAAAGCACATGCAGACGTTATTCTTATTGCAGGATTTGACGGAGGAACAGGAGCTTCACCAATCAGTTCTACAAAGCATGCTGGTCTACCTTGGGAATTGGGATTAGCAGAAGCACACCAAACTTTAGTAAAAAACAAACTGAGAAGCCGTATTGTACTACAAGCAGATGGTCAGGTAAAAACTGGACGCGACATAGTCGTAGCAACCTTATTAGGAGCTGAAGAATGGGGCGTATCAACAGCTGCACTTATTGCTGGCGGATGTATTATGATGCGGAAGTGTCACTTGAATACCTGTCCGGTAGGTGTAGCTACGCAAGATCCAGAATTAAGAAAGCTATTCACAGGCAAACCTGAAGATATTGTTAACCTATTCCGCTTCATGGCCGAAGAAATCAGAGAGACCATGGCAGAATTAGGCTTCCGTACCATCAATGAAATGGTAGGAAAAGCACAGTTCCTTAAAAAACGTGAGAACATAGATCATTGGAAAGCTTCTAAAATTGATTTCTCAGGTATATTATATGTGGAGCCCAACGACCCTGATCAGTCACTTTACAATACCGAAGAGCAAGATCACGGCATGGGTATGATCTTAGACTGGGGATTATTAAAGCAAGCAAAACAGGCTCTAGAAAACAAAACTCCTGTATTTGGAACCTTTATTGTCAAAAATACAGATCGAACTATCGGAACTTTACTATCCAATGAAATCTCTAAACTCTATGGATCCGAAGGCTTACCTGACAATACCATCAATTACAAATTTGAAGGTTCAGCAGGACAAAGCTTTGGTGCATTCTCAACAAAAGGACTATCATTTGAATTAGAAGGTGAAGCAAATGATTATGTTGGTAAAGGTTTATCTGGCGCACAATTAGCGATCTATCCAAAAGCAGAAAGTAAATTGATTCCACATGAAAATATCATCATCGGTAATGTTGCCCTATTTGGTGCCACATCGGGGCATCTCTTTATCAATGGACAAGCTGGCGAACGTTTTGCAGTTCGTAACTCAGGCGCAACAGCAGTAGTAGAAGGCCTTGGTGACCACGGATGTGAATACATGACCGGGGGGCGTGCGCTTATCTTAGGACCTACAGGAAGAAATTTCGGAGCAGGTATGAGCGGTGGTATTGCCTGGATTTACGATAAACAAGGAACATTTAGAGACAATTGCAATACCGAAATGGTGGATCTTGATCCATTGGAGCAAGAAGATGAAACAGCAATTATTGCATTGCTAAAAAGACATATTTTACTCACAAACAGCAAAATTGCACAACATATCCTCGAAAACTGGACTGCTGAGAAAAACAGCTTTATCAAAGTATTCCCTAAAGAATACAAACAGGTATTACGTACAAAATTAGTTGAGGCATAA
- a CDS encoding mandelate racemase/muconate lactonizing enzyme family protein, with translation MKITEIEIYRLSIPMEPFVIATGTMDFAQNTFIRVHTDTGIFGVGECSAFPMIVGETQDTCLVIARDFAKIWKGKDPLELEARLAELNLYIANNTTIKSAFDMALYDIASKNAGVPLYQFLKGSPREIVTDITLGIASPEEMAAKAKELYNAGAAMLKIKLGKDPKTDVARIREIRKAVGFDIPIRIDANQGWSYEGALEALQGLEPFKIQFCEQPMRTYLDHLLPALRTETTVLIMADESVYSHHDAERLCRADACDYINIKFSKSGGIHEALKIAAVAAEFNIPCMIGGMLESRLALAAKVHFAYAAPNVKFYDLDTFMVGHLEDPVSGGIQYNGYHIHISDHIGIGADIKQEFLDRCERWVI, from the coding sequence ATGAAGATCACTGAAATAGAAATTTATAGATTAAGTATTCCTATGGAACCTTTTGTCATTGCAACGGGTACAATGGATTTTGCCCAGAATACTTTTATTCGTGTTCATACTGATACTGGGATATTTGGTGTTGGAGAATGTTCTGCTTTTCCAATGATTGTTGGCGAAACACAAGATACTTGTTTAGTCATAGCTCGTGATTTTGCTAAAATCTGGAAGGGGAAAGATCCTTTGGAGCTTGAAGCTCGTCTTGCTGAGTTAAATTTGTATATCGCCAATAATACAACCATTAAATCGGCTTTTGACATGGCATTGTATGATATTGCTTCTAAAAATGCTGGCGTTCCTCTTTATCAATTTCTGAAAGGAAGTCCAAGGGAAATCGTAACTGATATTACGTTAGGTATTGCGAGTCCAGAAGAAATGGCAGCTAAGGCAAAAGAACTTTACAATGCTGGGGCTGCTATGTTAAAAATAAAATTAGGAAAGGATCCTAAAACGGATGTCGCACGTATTCGAGAAATACGTAAAGCTGTTGGTTTTGATATTCCTATTCGGATTGATGCCAATCAGGGATGGTCTTACGAGGGAGCGTTGGAGGCTCTGCAAGGGCTTGAACCATTTAAGATTCAGTTTTGTGAACAGCCCATGCGCACTTATCTGGATCATTTGCTACCTGCACTTCGTACTGAAACTACTGTTTTAATTATGGCTGATGAATCTGTTTATAGCCATCATGATGCTGAGCGCCTTTGCCGTGCTGACGCTTGTGATTATATCAACATCAAATTTTCAAAATCTGGTGGTATTCATGAGGCATTAAAAATTGCTGCGGTGGCTGCTGAGTTTAATATTCCCTGTATGATAGGGGGGATGCTTGAAAGTCGATTGGCTTTAGCCGCGAAAGTTCATTTTGCTTATGCAGCGCCGAATGTGAAGTTTTATGATTTGGACACTTTTATGGTCGGACATTTGGAAGATCCTGTTAGTGGTGGGATTCAATACAACGGTTATCATATCCATATTTCTGATCATATAGGGATTGGTGCGGATATTAAACAAGAATTTTTAGATCGTTGTGAACGTTGGGTGATTTGA
- a CDS encoding glycosyl transferase family 90 has protein sequence MMNTKRVFFKNKNFKFGYYLRAFFREFSFLPWYRYKRKVLNRDLILSDQNFCARLNYYNQLDHEQIIGSAGCRLKDLKRPDRGSVYYFDLKQYLRYFKGDLMIDVIPGDVVHVPETPAIVKSRPIRSGNNNAVLLNLDKVRHFNFINDEIAFRDKKNMLLGRATVYQEHRKAFFNLYFDHPMCDLGDVAKRNRDMRWFKPTMSISEHLHYKFILALEGNDVATNLKWIMSSNSIAVMPTPKFETWFMEGLLLPDVHYIHIRDDYSDLEEKLNYYISHPEKAEEIIVSAQKFVQQFKNKHREDLISIMVLDKFFEQTGQRSLL, from the coding sequence ATGATGAATACCAAGCGTGTATTTTTTAAAAATAAGAACTTTAAATTCGGGTATTATTTAAGAGCATTTTTTCGTGAATTTTCTTTTCTACCCTGGTACCGGTATAAAAGAAAAGTGCTCAACCGTGATTTGATATTATCTGATCAAAATTTTTGTGCTCGTTTAAATTATTATAATCAATTGGATCATGAACAAATAATAGGATCTGCTGGGTGTAGACTGAAAGATCTGAAACGCCCAGATCGTGGTTCTGTTTATTACTTTGATTTGAAGCAATATCTAAGGTATTTTAAAGGTGACCTGATGATTGATGTGATTCCAGGAGATGTTGTTCATGTGCCTGAAACTCCTGCAATTGTTAAGAGTAGACCTATTAGAAGCGGTAATAACAATGCTGTTCTTCTGAATTTGGATAAAGTGAGGCATTTTAATTTTATCAACGATGAAATTGCATTTCGGGATAAAAAGAATATGTTACTCGGACGTGCTACAGTTTATCAGGAGCATAGAAAAGCTTTTTTTAATCTTTATTTTGATCACCCTATGTGTGATCTTGGAGATGTCGCCAAAAGGAATAGGGATATGCGCTGGTTTAAGCCAACGATGTCGATATCTGAGCATTTGCATTATAAATTTATATTGGCATTGGAGGGTAATGATGTTGCGACAAATTTAAAATGGATCATGTCTTCTAATTCAATCGCAGTGATGCCGACGCCAAAATTTGAAACTTGGTTTATGGAAGGTTTATTACTACCTGATGTACATTACATACATATTAGGGATGACTATAGCGATTTGGAGGAAAAACTAAATTATTATATTTCGCATCCTGAAAAAGCTGAGGAAATTATTGTGTCTGCACAGAAATTTGTTCAACAGTTTAAAAATAAACACAGGGAAGATCTAATTTCTATCATGGTCCTTGATAAGTTTTTTGAGCAGACTGGTCAACGATCTTTACTTTAA
- a CDS encoding DUF417 family protein gives MYRLISFLAGLQNQFINFLRFTVFLVMVWIGGLKAFQYEADGIVPFVANSPVMSFFYSKKAPEYQQYKNPEGKTIQTNVDWHHVNGTYLFSYGLGAVIVGIGLCVLLGIWFPKIGLLSGILTFGMSLVTLSFLITTPETFVSNLGGDFPTPYFGFPYLSASGRLVIKDIIMLGSGLIFVADSARRIMLSVSR, from the coding sequence ATGTACCGACTTATTTCTTTTTTAGCAGGATTACAAAATCAGTTTATTAATTTTTTGCGTTTTACCGTCTTTCTTGTGATGGTTTGGATAGGAGGTTTAAAGGCATTTCAGTACGAAGCTGATGGTATTGTTCCTTTTGTAGCCAATAGTCCGGTTATGTCTTTTTTTTACAGCAAGAAGGCGCCAGAATATCAACAGTATAAAAATCCGGAAGGCAAAACAATTCAAACAAATGTAGATTGGCACCATGTAAATGGCACTTATTTATTTTCCTATGGTTTAGGAGCTGTTATTGTAGGTATTGGACTTTGTGTTTTATTGGGTATATGGTTCCCGAAAATAGGATTGCTTAGTGGTATTTTGACATTTGGGATGTCCTTGGTGACGTTATCATTTTTGATAACCACCCCAGAAACATTTGTGTCAAATCTAGGTGGTGATTTTCCAACACCTTATTTCGGGTTTCCTTATTTATCAGCATCTGGACGATTGGTTATTAAGGATATTATTATGTTAGGTTCTGGACTTATCTTTGTAGCAGATAGTGCAAGAAGAATCATGCTATCTGTAAGTCGTTGA
- the rdgB gene encoding RdgB/HAM1 family non-canonical purine NTP pyrophosphatase, with product MIELIFATNNAHKLEEVQAMVGEQFLLKSLADINCHDDIPETGVTFYENAKQKTDYLVNKYKLNCFGDDSGLEIDALDGEPGVYSARYSGTRDMEQNINLVLEKLQDADDRNARFKTVISLYLNGEQYFFEGSVEGHIIDKRKGIDGFGYDPIFVPHGYAHTFAEMTADEKNKISHRAIAIEKMVEFLSK from the coding sequence ATGATTGAACTTATTTTTGCTACTAATAATGCCCACAAATTGGAAGAGGTGCAAGCTATGGTGGGAGAGCAATTTTTACTTAAGTCTTTGGCTGATATCAATTGTCATGACGATATTCCAGAGACTGGAGTTACTTTTTATGAAAATGCGAAACAAAAAACGGACTATCTGGTCAATAAATATAAACTAAATTGCTTTGGAGATGATTCTGGTTTAGAGATTGATGCTTTAGATGGTGAACCTGGAGTGTATTCTGCACGTTATTCGGGTACACGGGATATGGAGCAAAACATCAATTTGGTGCTGGAAAAATTACAAGACGCGGATGACCGTAATGCTCGTTTTAAAACAGTGATTTCTTTATATTTAAATGGAGAGCAATACTTTTTTGAGGGTAGCGTTGAAGGTCATATTATCGATAAACGCAAAGGTATTGATGGATTTGGTTACGATCCTATTTTTGTACCTCATGGTTATGCTCATACATTTGCTGAAATGACAGCGGATGAGAAAAATAAAATTAGTCATCGTGCTATTGCTATTGAAAAAATGGTTGAATTTTTGAGCAAATAA